From the Cervus elaphus chromosome 20, mCerEla1.1, whole genome shotgun sequence genome, one window contains:
- the LOC122677676 gene encoding LOW QUALITY PROTEIN: ankyrin repeat and SOCS box protein 6-like (The sequence of the model RefSeq protein was modified relative to this genomic sequence to represent the inferred CDS: inserted 2 bases in 1 codon), which yields MPFLHGFRRIIFEYQPLVDAILGSLGIQDPERQEPLDRPSYAASEESLILVLTELLERKAQSPFYQEGVSNAVLKMAELGLARAAAILLRNGANLNFEDPVTYYTALHIAVLRNQPDMVELLVRHGADVNRRDRIHESSPLDLASEEPEGLPCLQRLLDLGADVSAADKHGKTALLHALASSDGVQVHNTENIRLLLEGGADVKTTTKDGDTVFTCIIFLLGETVGGDKEEAQLINRFCFQVTQLLLAHSADPSECPAQESLMHICLKSFKLHFPLLRFLLESGAAYNCSLHGASCWSGFHIIFERLCSHPGRAEDESHADLLRKAETVLDLMVTNSQXADKIQALHVSLRQLESYPPPLKHVCRVCIRLYLQPWPVDAKVKALPLPDRFKWYLLSEHSGAVEDDI from the exons ATGCCGTTTCTGCATGGCTTCCGGAGGATTATCTTCGAGTACCAGCCGCTCGTGGATGCTATCCTGGGCTCCTTGGGCATCCAGGACCCCGAGCGGCAGGAGCCCCTGGACAGGCCCAGTTATGCCGCCAGCGAGGAGAGCCTCATCCTTGTTCTTACCGAGTTGCTTGAGAGAAAAGCCCAGTCTCCATTTTACCAGGAAGGTGTGAGCAACGCCGTGCTGAAGATGGCCGAGCTGGGGCTGGCACGTGCGGCCGCCATCCTCCTGCGGAATGGAGCCAACCTCAATTTTGAAGACCCGGTCACCTACTACACGGCGCTGCACATCGCCGTCCTACGGAACCAGCCGGACATGGTGGAGCTGCTGGTGCGCCACGGGGCCGACGTCAACCGCAGGGACCGGATCCACGAGAGCAGCCCCCTGGACCTGGCCAGCGAGGAGCCAGAGGGCCTGCCCTGCCTGCAACGCCTCCTGGACCTCGGAGCAGATGTCAGTGCGGCCGACAAGCATGGTAAGACAGCCCTGCTTCACGCTCTGGCCAGCAGTGATGGGGTGCAGGTCCACAACACCGAGAACATCCGGCTCCTGCTGGAAGGAGGGGCGGACGTCAAGACCACTACCAAAGACGGAGACACGGTGTTCACCTGCATCATCTTCCTGCTGGGCGAGACAGTGGGAGGCGACAAAGAGGAGGCCCAGCTAATCAACCGCTTCTGCTTCCAAGTCACGCAGCTGCTGCTGGCCCACAGTGCCGACCCCAGCGAGTGCCCGGCCCAGGAGTCCCTCATGCACATCTGCCTCAAAAGTTTCAAGCTGCACTTCCCCCTGCTGCGCTTCCTGCTGGAGTCGGGAGCCGCCTACAACTGCTCCCTGCATGGCGCGTCCTGCTGGTCCGGCTTCCACATCATCTTCGAGAGGCTCTGCTCCCACCCGGGCCGTGCGGAGGACGAGAGCCACGCGGACCTGCTGCGCAAGGCGGAGACCGTGCTGGATCTCATGGTGACCAACTCCCA GGCGGACAAGATCCAGGCCCTGCACGTCTCCCTGAGGCAGCTGGAGAGCTACCCCCCGCCCCTCAAGCACGTATGCCGCGTGTGCATCCGCCTCTACCTTCAGCCGTGGCCGGTGGACGCCAAGGTCAAGGCCCTACCTCTGCCCGACAGGTTCAAGTGGTACCTCCTCAGCGAGCACAGCGGCGCCGTCGAGGACGACATCTGA